The Priestia megaterium NBRC 15308 = ATCC 14581 region CCGGCTACCGGCTTTATTCACCGGCTAATCTCGATATGCTTCAGCAAATATTATTTTTTAAAGAACTTGGCTTCCCTTTAAAACAAATTCACGAGATTATAACAGAACCGACGTTTAATCGCATAGAAGCGTTGATACTGCAAAAAAACATGCTGATTGAAAAACGCAGTCGGCTCGATCAAATGATTGTAACCATTAATAAAACGATTCAATATGAAGAAGGAGCGATTGAAATGAACGAAAAAGAGCGGTTTAACGGACTGGATTTTTCGCATAACCCATACGAAGAAGAAGCACGAAAGCGCTGGGGAAACCAGCGGGTAGATGAAGGGAATGAAAAAGTACAAAGCTTCTCACAAGAAGAACAGCAGCACATGTCAAACGAATGGGAAAGTATCTACACTCACTTAGCTTCGCTTCGTGATCTGTCACCATCCTCTACAGAAGCTCAAAAAGCTATTGCGACATGGTATCAATTTTTAAATAAAAACTTTGGAACGTATTCATTAGAAGCCTTTAAAGGTCTTGGAGAAATGTATGTGCAAGATGAGCGATTTACAACTAACATCAATCGCTATGGAAAAGGATTAGCGAAATTCATGAGCGAGGCGATGAGTGCATTTGCTGATGCTAACAAACAATAAACAAAAGAGATTTAAGTATAACTAAATCATTCTAATCTAAAGATAAATAGATTGGATACATGGGCTGAACTGCTTGTTACAGCGCAAGCATAAAAAAATCCGAACGACGTTGATTCTCCATCAAGAATCTCGATTCATCGTTCGGATCTTCCTTTAACGAAACTACTTTTGTTCCAGCCTCTTTTTATAAATGAAGCCCCATAAGCATTGTATTATAGTACAAGCCATTTATATAGGTGTCTTTTTCTTTTAATCCTTCTATTTGAAACCCTAGCTGCTTGTATAAAGAAATAGCTCTTTGATTATCTTCTCGCGTCACAAGTTCGATTTTTTTTGTTTGTTTATTCATACGTGCCCATTCAATCAGCTCAATCATTAGCTGTCTTCCTAACCCTAGCCCGCTATAAGATTTGTCTACCACGATACCAAGGGTACCCACAT contains the following coding sequences:
- a CDS encoding MerR family transcriptional regulator translates to MNRKVKEVADLVGISVRTLHHYDEIGLLKPDAVSESGYRLYSPANLDMLQQILFFKELGFPLKQIHEIITEPTFNRIEALILQKNMLIEKRSRLDQMIVTINKTIQYEEGAIEMNEKERFNGLDFSHNPYEEEARKRWGNQRVDEGNEKVQSFSQEEQQHMSNEWESIYTHLASLRDLSPSSTEAQKAIATWYQFLNKNFGTYSLEAFKGLGEMYVQDERFTTNINRYGKGLAKFMSEAMSAFADANKQ